From a region of the Streptomyces sp. NBC_00102 genome:
- a CDS encoding cytochrome P450, whose amino-acid sequence MTTPFSHEPGAPAGAAPPPGCPAHGLGPGGLRRYYGAEVENDIVGLNEKLRAEHGSVAPVLLHGDVPAWLVLGHSENLYVTRTPSQFSRDSRRWRALQDGSVGPEHPLAPIFTYQPVCVFADGATHERQRGAITDSMGRIDTRGVRRHINRFSNRLVNDFCLKGTADIVSQFAEHLPMMVMCAIFGMPEEYDDRLVQAARDMTRGTETAVTSNAYVVGVLTRLVERRRGAAESDFASWLVEHPARMSDIEVIEHLRLTLIAAYESTANLIANVIRMVLTDPRFRARLSGGHMTVPEAVEQTLWDEPPFSAVFGRWAVGDTELGGKQIKAGDAMLISIAGANSDPAVRPDLSAGMEGNRAHLAFSGGPHECPGQDIGRAIADVGVDALLMRLPDLELAVDESELRWLGNIMSRHLTELPVQFAPSPQQEIDDEPMTAMAARSGPRSDWEISSASPGAPGGPGRTPVGQDTAAAPAEGDPAPAIPEQRTRSTTGRLWHAVSSWWKGY is encoded by the coding sequence GTGACAACCCCCTTCTCCCACGAACCCGGAGCGCCCGCGGGAGCCGCCCCGCCGCCCGGATGCCCCGCCCACGGACTCGGCCCCGGCGGGCTGCGCCGCTACTACGGCGCCGAGGTGGAGAACGACATCGTCGGGCTGAACGAGAAGCTGCGCGCCGAACACGGCAGCGTCGCCCCGGTGCTGCTCCACGGTGACGTACCCGCCTGGCTCGTCCTCGGCCACAGCGAGAACCTCTACGTCACCCGCACCCCCTCGCAGTTCTCCCGCGACTCCCGGCGCTGGCGCGCCCTGCAGGACGGCAGCGTGGGCCCCGAGCACCCGCTCGCGCCGATCTTCACGTACCAGCCCGTCTGCGTCTTCGCGGACGGCGCGACCCATGAGCGCCAGCGCGGCGCGATCACCGACAGCATGGGCCGGATCGACACCCGCGGCGTGCGGCGCCACATCAACCGGTTCAGCAACCGCCTCGTCAACGACTTCTGCCTCAAGGGCACCGCCGACATCGTCAGCCAGTTCGCCGAACACCTGCCGATGATGGTCATGTGCGCGATCTTCGGCATGCCGGAGGAGTACGACGACCGGCTGGTGCAGGCCGCCCGTGACATGACCCGCGGCACCGAGACCGCCGTCACCAGCAACGCCTACGTCGTCGGCGTGCTCACCCGGCTCGTGGAGCGCCGCCGCGGCGCCGCGGAGTCCGACTTCGCCAGCTGGCTCGTCGAACACCCCGCCAGGATGAGCGACATCGAGGTCATCGAGCACCTGCGCCTCACCCTCATCGCCGCGTACGAGTCCACCGCCAACCTCATCGCCAACGTGATCCGGATGGTGCTGACCGACCCCCGCTTCCGGGCCCGGCTCAGCGGAGGCCACATGACCGTCCCCGAGGCGGTGGAGCAGACCCTCTGGGACGAGCCGCCGTTCTCCGCGGTCTTCGGCCGCTGGGCGGTCGGCGACACCGAACTCGGCGGGAAGCAGATCAAGGCCGGCGACGCCATGCTCATCAGCATCGCGGGCGCCAACAGCGACCCCGCCGTCCGGCCCGACCTCAGCGCCGGCATGGAGGGCAACCGCGCCCACCTCGCCTTCAGCGGCGGCCCCCACGAGTGCCCCGGCCAGGACATCGGCCGCGCGATCGCGGACGTCGGGGTCGACGCGCTGCTCATGCGGCTGCCCGACCTCGAACTCGCCGTGGACGAGAGCGAACTGCGTTGGCTGGGCAACATCATGTCGCGTCATCTGACCGAACTCCCGGTCCAGTTCGCGCCCAGCCCCCAGCAGGAGATCGACGACGAACCCATGACCGCGATGGCCGCCCGTTCCGGCCCCCGCAGCGACTGGGAGATCTCGTCCGCGTCACCGGGCGCACCCGGGGGACCCGGCCGTACACCCGTCGGGCAGGACACCGCCGCGGCCCCGGCCGAAGGCGACCCGGCCCCCGCCATTCCGGAGCAGCGCACCCGTAGCACCACGGGCCGCCTGTGGCACGCCGTCTCCAGCTGGTGGAAGGGCTACTGA
- a CDS encoding ATP/GTP-binding protein, producing the protein MDFRSSDTITGPRTEDVLPTTATAAVKVVIVGGFGVGKTTMVGSVSEIRPLTTEETMTQAGVGVDDNAGVESKTATTVAMDFGRISLSEELILYLFGTPGQERFWFLWNGLFEGALGAVVLIDTRRLETSFDVIGRLEERGVPFVVAVNTFPDAPHHPVESLRRALDLPDEVPMIDCDARLRASSRDVLMTLMRYLHSLAVPLV; encoded by the coding sequence ATGGACTTCAGAAGCTCTGACACGATCACCGGCCCCCGTACCGAGGACGTCCTGCCCACCACGGCCACCGCCGCGGTGAAGGTCGTGATCGTCGGCGGGTTCGGGGTCGGCAAGACGACCATGGTCGGTTCGGTCAGTGAGATCCGGCCCCTGACGACCGAAGAGACCATGACGCAGGCCGGTGTCGGCGTCGACGACAACGCCGGGGTGGAGAGCAAGACCGCCACCACCGTCGCCATGGACTTCGGCCGGATCAGCCTCAGCGAGGAACTGATCCTCTACCTGTTCGGCACGCCGGGCCAGGAACGATTCTGGTTCCTCTGGAACGGCCTCTTCGAGGGCGCCCTCGGCGCCGTCGTGCTCATCGACACCCGCCGCCTCGAAACCAGCTTCGACGTCATCGGACGCCTGGAGGAGCGCGGGGTGCCGTTCGTCGTCGCCGTCAACACCTTCCCCGACGCCCCGCACCATCCGGTCGAGTCGCTGCGGCGGGCGCTCGACCTGCCCGACGAAGTTCCCATGATCGACTGCGACGCGCGGCTACGGGCGTCGAGCCGGGACGTGCTGATGACGCTCATGCGCTACCTGCACAGCCTGGCCGTACCCCTCGTATGA
- a CDS encoding 6-phospho-beta-glucosidase codes for MKLTILGGGGFRVPLVYGALLGDHAEGRVSRVTLYDTDHDRLAAVARVLDEQARGVPDAPAVLATTDLDEALRGADFVFSAIRVGGLAGRAADERVALDAGVLGQETVGAGGIAYGLRTVPVAVDLARRIARLAPEAWVINFTNPAGMVTEAMSRHLGNRVVGICDTPVGLGRRIARVLGADPERAWIDYAGLNHLGWVQGLYVNGRDELPRLLADETLLGSFEEGRLFGTDLIRSLGAVPNEYLHYYYFNREAVHAYQRAELTRGAFLREQQQGFYARMREPGTPPLATWDRTRAEREATYMSENREVAGAGERAASDLESGGYEQVALALMRAVARNERTSLILNVRNGTTLPVLDADAVVEVPCLVDANGAHPVAVSPLPYHAAGLVTSVKAVERAVLEAAASGSRSAAVRAFALHPLVDSVTVARELLDAYTEAHPQLAYLDRP; via the coding sequence GTGAAGCTGACAATTCTTGGCGGTGGCGGATTCCGGGTCCCTCTGGTGTACGGGGCACTTCTCGGCGATCACGCGGAGGGCCGCGTCTCCCGGGTCACCCTCTACGACACGGACCACGACCGCCTCGCGGCCGTCGCCCGGGTGCTGGACGAACAGGCCCGGGGAGTGCCGGACGCCCCCGCGGTCCTGGCCACCACCGACCTGGACGAGGCCCTGAGGGGCGCCGACTTCGTCTTCTCGGCGATCCGGGTCGGTGGACTCGCGGGCAGGGCCGCCGACGAACGGGTGGCCCTGGACGCCGGGGTGCTGGGGCAGGAGACCGTCGGCGCGGGCGGCATCGCGTACGGGCTGCGCACCGTTCCCGTCGCCGTCGACCTCGCCCGCCGCATCGCCCGGCTCGCCCCGGAGGCCTGGGTCATCAACTTCACCAACCCGGCGGGCATGGTCACCGAGGCGATGTCCCGGCACCTGGGAAACCGGGTCGTCGGCATCTGCGACACCCCGGTGGGGCTCGGCCGCCGCATCGCCCGGGTCCTCGGCGCCGACCCGGAACGCGCCTGGATCGACTACGCGGGCCTCAACCACCTCGGCTGGGTCCAGGGCCTGTACGTGAACGGGCGGGACGAGCTTCCCCGGCTCCTCGCCGACGAGACCCTGCTCGGCTCTTTCGAGGAGGGCAGACTCTTCGGCACCGACCTGATCCGCTCGCTGGGCGCCGTCCCCAACGAGTACCTGCACTACTACTACTTCAACCGGGAAGCCGTCCACGCCTACCAGCGGGCGGAGCTGACCCGGGGCGCCTTCCTGCGCGAGCAGCAGCAGGGCTTCTACGCGCGGATGCGCGAGCCAGGCACCCCGCCCCTGGCCACCTGGGACCGTACCCGTGCCGAGCGCGAGGCGACCTACATGTCGGAGAACCGCGAGGTCGCGGGGGCCGGGGAGCGCGCCGCGAGCGACCTCGAATCCGGCGGATACGAACAGGTAGCGCTCGCCCTGATGCGGGCCGTCGCCCGCAACGAGCGCACCTCCCTCATCCTCAACGTCCGCAACGGCACCACCCTTCCGGTGCTCGACGCGGACGCCGTGGTCGAAGTGCCCTGCCTCGTCGACGCGAACGGCGCCCATCCGGTGGCCGTCAGCCCGCTCCCGTACCACGCGGCCGGACTCGTCACCTCCGTGAAGGCCGTCGAACGCGCGGTGCTGGAAGCGGCCGCGAGCGGCTCACGCTCCGCCGCCGTACGGGCGTTCGCGCTGCACCCGCTCGTGGACTCCGTCACCGTGGCCCGCGAGCTGCTCGACGCGTACACCGAGGCCCACCCCCAACTGGCCTACCTCGACAGGCCCTGA
- a CDS encoding roadblock/LC7 domain-containing protein — protein MIQQRGNMDWMLKELADDVPSIHQIVVLSSDGLRIAMHGGDPDVGDRLAAACAGLQSLAAAVATEIPYSDGLMKLVVIEVTGGFFYLMAAGTGAYLAVLAGETVDAGLVGARMRDMVVRIGAHLTSPPRHDGQAG, from the coding sequence GTGATCCAGCAGCGGGGAAACATGGACTGGATGCTCAAGGAGCTGGCCGACGACGTTCCGAGCATCCACCAGATCGTGGTGCTCTCCTCGGACGGACTGCGGATCGCCATGCACGGCGGGGACCCGGACGTCGGCGACCGACTGGCCGCGGCCTGCGCCGGCCTCCAGAGTCTGGCCGCCGCGGTCGCCACCGAAATCCCCTACAGCGACGGGCTGATGAAGCTCGTCGTCATCGAGGTCACCGGCGGGTTCTTCTACCTGATGGCGGCCGGCACCGGTGCCTATCTCGCGGTGCTCGCCGGTGAGACCGTCGACGCCGGGCTCGTCGGCGCGCGGATGCGCGACATGGTCGTCCGGATCGGGGCCCATCTGACCAGCCCGCCGCGCCACGACGGGCAGGCCGGATGA
- a CDS encoding DUF742 domain-containing protein encodes MNAPRRERRNADPALNDPERLYVITGDLDGSERAALDLVTMVVAQAEPSPTFQPEQAAILRLCQAPLSVAEISAYLGLPFSVVTSLLTELLATELIESRAPIVRATLPDRSLLEAVMHGLQKL; translated from the coding sequence ATGAACGCTCCCCGACGGGAACGCCGTAATGCCGACCCGGCGCTCAACGATCCCGAGCGCCTGTACGTCATCACCGGCGATCTTGACGGCAGCGAGCGGGCGGCGCTCGACCTGGTCACCATGGTCGTCGCCCAGGCGGAACCCTCACCGACGTTCCAGCCCGAGCAGGCCGCGATCCTGCGGCTCTGCCAGGCACCTCTGTCGGTCGCCGAGATCTCCGCGTATCTCGGCCTCCCGTTCAGTGTCGTCACCTCCCTCCTGACCGAATTACTCGCGACCGAACTGATCGAATCGCGCGCACCCATCGTCCGCGCCACTCTCCCCGACAGGTCCCTTCTCGAAGCGGTGATGCATGGACTTCAGAAGCTCTGA